The Methylobacterium sp. PvR107 genome contains a region encoding:
- the pdhA gene encoding pyruvate dehydrogenase (acetyl-transferring) E1 component subunit alpha, whose translation MDAAKEPAKDAASSASQAASPQAGSPQAGSPQVSEAHKPAPNMPQFTRDEDLHAYHEMLLIRRFEEKAGQLYGMGLIGGFCHLYIGQEAVVIGMQMASVDGDQVITGYRDHGHMLACGMDPKGVMAELTGRRGGYSRGKGGSMHMFSREKQFFGGHGIVGAQVSLGTGLAFADHYRENGKVSLTYMGDGAANQGQVYESFNMAALWKLPVVYVIENNRYAMGTSVARASAQTDFSKRGLSFGIPGEQVDGMDVRTVREAATRAIGHARTGQGPYILEMQTYRYRGHSMSDPAKYRTKDEVSKMRDEHDPIEMVRKRLLELHGVPEADLKATDAKVRETVNASAEFATNDPEPDPSELWTDILLEAHA comes from the coding sequence ATGGATGCCGCCAAGGAGCCCGCCAAGGACGCTGCGTCCTCGGCTTCGCAGGCCGCGAGTCCTCAGGCCGGAAGTCCTCAGGCCGGAAGTCCTCAGGTCAGCGAGGCGCACAAGCCGGCGCCGAACATGCCGCAATTCACGCGGGACGAAGACCTCCACGCCTATCATGAGATGCTGCTGATCCGGCGCTTCGAGGAGAAGGCCGGCCAGCTTTACGGCATGGGTCTGATCGGCGGCTTCTGCCACCTCTATATCGGCCAGGAGGCCGTGGTGATCGGCATGCAGATGGCCTCGGTCGACGGCGACCAGGTCATCACCGGCTATCGCGACCACGGCCACATGCTGGCCTGCGGCATGGACCCGAAGGGCGTCATGGCCGAGCTGACCGGTCGGCGCGGCGGCTACAGCCGCGGCAAGGGCGGCTCGATGCACATGTTCAGCCGCGAGAAGCAGTTCTTCGGCGGTCACGGCATCGTCGGCGCGCAGGTCTCGCTCGGCACCGGCCTCGCCTTCGCGGACCATTACCGGGAGAACGGCAAGGTCAGCCTGACCTATATGGGCGACGGTGCCGCCAACCAGGGCCAGGTCTACGAAAGCTTCAACATGGCCGCGCTCTGGAAGCTGCCGGTCGTCTACGTGATCGAGAACAACCGCTACGCCATGGGCACCTCGGTCGCCCGCGCCTCGGCGCAGACCGACTTCTCGAAGCGCGGCCTCTCCTTCGGCATCCCGGGGGAGCAGGTCGACGGCATGGACGTCCGCACCGTCCGCGAAGCCGCGACACGGGCGATCGGGCACGCCCGCACCGGCCAGGGCCCCTACATCCTGGAGATGCAGACCTACCGCTATCGCGGCCACTCCATGTCCGATCCGGCCAAGTACCGGACCAAGGACGAGGTCTCGAAGATGCGCGACGAGCACGACCCGATCGAGATGGTGCGCAAGCGCCTGCTCGAGCTGCACGGGGTGCCCGAGGCCGATCTGAAGGCCACCGACGCCAAGGTCCGCGAGACGGTCAACGCCTCGGCCGAGTTCGCCACCAACGATCCCGAGCCGGATCCCTCCGAGCTCTGGACCGATATCCTGCTCGAAGCGCACGCCTGA
- a CDS encoding septum formation initiator family protein, producing the protein MVVRRRVRMVVLPLGLWTLSALVVGYFVWQAESGNRGLEAKKALKIRAYVLSQELATVKAERAIWEHRVTLLKSDQIDRDLLEERARIVLGRVHANDVVIITP; encoded by the coding sequence ATGGTCGTGCGCCGCAGAGTCAGAATGGTCGTGTTGCCGCTGGGTCTCTGGACCCTGTCGGCGCTCGTCGTCGGCTATTTCGTGTGGCAGGCGGAAAGTGGCAACCGCGGCCTGGAAGCCAAGAAGGCGCTGAAGATCCGCGCCTATGTCCTGTCCCAGGAACTCGCCACCGTGAAAGCCGAGCGCGCCATCTGGGAGCACCGGGTCACCCTCCTGAAGAGTGATCAGATCGACCGAGACCTCCTCGAGGAGCGCGCTCGGATCGTATTGGGCCGGGTCCACGCCAACGACGTGGTCATCATCACCCCCTGA
- a CDS encoding adenylate/guanylate cyclase domain-containing protein, with protein sequence MDLTHLGRWIAEHATASDDHDILLTGFCETLAGADIPIWRVSVMAPALDPTLRGVSLNWHAGEGLSFVANAHGADAEIDWLFSPVYALVEKDESFGRWRLDAPEREADFPVLRALGAQGGTDYALHIVAFAPGTALRGIAVSFCTREAAGFTDAHLSAIAGVLPFLTLAIAKMGLAHTFREVSATYLGRSTAERVLDGQIRRGEGRAVPAAILLTDLRGFTALADRVDPADMVAWLNEHFDALGDPVARHGGEILKFLGDGFLAIFPIPEADALPCSICGAALDAATEGLAANAALNARRRAAGLPELPAECVVHFGTVIYGNVGTERRLDFTIIGRAVNEASRIESQCAVLGHELLVSEAFAERCPRPLEPVGTIELRGLSRPMRVWTVPGQRYRPAKA encoded by the coding sequence ATGGACCTGACGCATCTGGGTCGCTGGATCGCCGAGCACGCCACGGCGAGCGACGATCACGACATCCTGCTGACCGGCTTCTGCGAGACCCTGGCCGGCGCCGATATCCCGATCTGGCGGGTCAGCGTCATGGCCCCGGCCCTCGACCCGACGCTGCGCGGCGTCAGCCTGAACTGGCACGCAGGCGAGGGGCTGTCCTTCGTGGCCAATGCCCACGGGGCCGACGCGGAGATCGACTGGCTCTTCAGCCCCGTCTACGCGCTGGTGGAGAAGGACGAGAGCTTCGGCCGGTGGCGCCTCGACGCGCCGGAGCGGGAGGCGGACTTCCCGGTCCTGCGGGCCCTCGGGGCGCAGGGCGGGACCGACTACGCGCTCCACATCGTCGCGTTCGCCCCCGGCACTGCCCTGCGCGGCATCGCGGTCTCGTTCTGCACCCGTGAGGCCGCCGGCTTCACCGACGCGCATCTGTCGGCCATCGCCGGCGTCCTGCCGTTCCTGACGCTGGCGATCGCCAAGATGGGGCTGGCCCACACGTTTCGCGAAGTCTCGGCGACCTATCTCGGCCGATCCACCGCCGAGCGCGTCCTCGACGGCCAGATCCGTCGGGGCGAGGGACGGGCCGTACCGGCCGCCATCCTGCTGACGGATCTGCGCGGCTTCACGGCGCTGGCCGACCGGGTCGACCCGGCCGACATGGTCGCGTGGCTCAACGAGCATTTCGACGCCCTCGGCGACCCGGTGGCGCGGCACGGCGGCGAGATCCTGAAATTCCTGGGGGACGGATTCCTGGCGATCTTCCCGATTCCCGAGGCCGACGCCCTCCCCTGCTCGATCTGCGGCGCCGCCCTCGACGCCGCGACCGAGGGGCTCGCCGCCAACGCCGCGCTCAACGCCCGCCGCCGCGCCGCGGGGCTGCCCGAACTGCCGGCCGAATGCGTCGTGCATTTCGGGACGGTGATCTACGGCAATGTCGGGACCGAGCGGCGGCTCGATTTCACCATCATCGGGCGGGCGGTGAACGAGGCCAGCCGGATCGAGAGCCAGTGCGCGGTGCTCGGCCACGAGCTGCTGGTGTCGGAGGCCTTCGCCGAGCGTTGTCCGCGGCCGCTGGAGCCGGTCGGGACGATCGAGTTGCGCGGCCTGTCGCGGCCGATGCGGGTCTGGACCGTGCCAGGGCAGCGATACAGGCCTGCGAAGGCCTGA
- a CDS encoding DUF3574 domain-containing protein encodes MIRRLLLAGLLYLGAAGSAWADPLCDGARPTLSAQLLFGLSRPDGGRVSNRAFDRFLAERITPRFADGLTVFAGRGQWHGPDGRVVHEAARIVLIVTEATPAAVAALREIQEDYRRRFLQGAVGLVLQRSCAQF; translated from the coding sequence CTGATCCGACGGCTCCTGCTGGCCGGCCTGCTCTACCTGGGAGCGGCCGGATCGGCCTGGGCGGACCCCCTCTGCGACGGCGCCCGCCCGACGCTTAGCGCGCAGCTGCTGTTCGGCCTGTCGCGGCCGGATGGCGGCCGCGTCTCGAATCGCGCCTTCGACCGGTTCCTGGCCGAGCGGATCACCCCGCGCTTTGCCGATGGCCTGACCGTCTTCGCCGGCCGGGGCCAGTGGCATGGGCCGGACGGCCGGGTCGTCCACGAGGCCGCCCGGATCGTCCTGATCGTCACCGAGGCGACGCCGGCGGCGGTGGCGGCCCTGCGTGAGATCCAGGAGGATTATCGGCGCCGCTTCCTGCAGGGCGCGGTCGGACTGGTGCTGCAACGGAGCTGCGCGCAGTTCTGA
- the eno gene encoding phosphopyruvate hydratase, translating into MTAITNISAREILDSRGNPTVEVDVILEDGSFGRAAVPSGASTGAHEAVELRDGDKNRFLGKGVLKAVEAAQTEILDAIGGMEAEDQVAVDEAMIELDGTPNKARLGANAILGVSLAVAKAAAEASGLPLYRYVGGVQGRVLPVPMMNIINGGAHADNPIDFQEFMIMPVGADSLAEAVRMGSEVFHTLKGKLKKAGHNTNVGDEGGFAPNLPSAEAALDFVMDAISAAGFKPGQDMALALDCAATEFFKDGAYAYEGEGKTRTIEAQVDYLAQLVATYPIVSIEDGMSEDDWAGWKLLTDKIGTQCQLVGDDLFVTNVERLSRGIAEGTANSILIKVNQIGTLTETLAAVDMAQRAGYTAVMSHRSGETEDSTIADLAVATNCGQIKTGSLARSDRLAKYNQLIRIEEGLGPQALYAGPAALKQLARR; encoded by the coding sequence ATGACCGCGATCACCAATATCAGCGCCCGCGAGATCCTCGACAGCCGCGGCAACCCCACGGTCGAGGTCGACGTCATCCTGGAGGACGGCTCCTTCGGCCGGGCCGCCGTGCCGTCGGGGGCCTCTACGGGCGCCCACGAGGCGGTGGAGCTGCGCGACGGCGACAAGAATCGCTTCCTCGGCAAGGGCGTGCTGAAGGCGGTCGAGGCGGCGCAGACCGAGATCCTCGACGCGATCGGCGGCATGGAGGCCGAGGATCAGGTCGCGGTTGACGAGGCGATGATCGAGCTCGACGGCACGCCCAACAAGGCGCGGCTGGGCGCGAACGCGATTCTCGGCGTGTCGCTGGCGGTGGCCAAGGCCGCGGCCGAGGCCTCGGGCCTGCCGCTCTACCGCTATGTCGGCGGCGTGCAGGGCCGGGTCCTGCCGGTGCCGATGATGAACATCATCAACGGCGGCGCGCATGCCGACAACCCGATCGACTTCCAGGAATTCATGATCATGCCGGTGGGCGCCGATTCGCTCGCCGAGGCCGTGCGCATGGGCTCCGAGGTGTTCCACACGCTCAAGGGCAAGCTGAAGAAGGCGGGCCACAACACCAATGTCGGCGACGAGGGCGGTTTCGCACCGAACCTGCCGTCCGCCGAGGCCGCCCTCGATTTCGTGATGGACGCGATCAGCGCCGCCGGCTTCAAGCCGGGCCAGGACATGGCGCTCGCCCTCGACTGCGCCGCCACCGAGTTCTTCAAGGACGGCGCCTACGCGTACGAGGGGGAGGGGAAGACCCGCACCATCGAGGCGCAGGTCGACTATCTCGCGCAGCTCGTCGCCACCTACCCGATTGTCTCCATCGAGGACGGCATGTCGGAGGATGACTGGGCCGGCTGGAAGCTCCTGACCGACAAGATCGGCACGCAGTGCCAGCTCGTCGGCGACGACCTGTTCGTCACCAATGTCGAGCGCCTGTCCCGCGGCATCGCGGAGGGCACGGCCAACTCGATCCTGATCAAGGTCAACCAGATCGGCACGCTCACCGAGACCCTGGCGGCGGTCGATATGGCCCAGCGCGCCGGCTACACCGCGGTGATGTCGCACCGCTCGGGCGAGACCGAGGATTCGACCATCGCGGACCTCGCGGTCGCGACCAATTGCGGGCAGATCAAGACCGGCTCGTTGGCGCGCTCGGACAGACTGGCGAAGTACAACCAGCTGATCCGCATCGAGGAGGGCCTGGGCCCGCAGGCGCTCTACGCCGGTCCCGCGGCGCTCAAGCAGCTCGCCCGGCGCTGA
- the queF gene encoding preQ(1) synthase, with product MTTSSDLQLGQPTPFPTSPEEARLDRVPNPHADTDYVARFTAPEFTSICPVTGQPDFAILVIDYVPGDWLVESKSLKLYLGSFRNHGAFHEDCTVAIGKRLRDLLEPRYLRIGGFWYPRGGIPIDVFWQTGALPKNAWLPDPGVPPYRGR from the coding sequence ATGACGACCTCCAGCGATCTCCAGCTCGGCCAGCCGACGCCATTCCCGACCTCGCCCGAGGAGGCCCGGCTCGACCGGGTCCCGAACCCGCACGCGGATACCGACTACGTCGCCCGCTTCACCGCGCCCGAATTCACCTCGATCTGCCCGGTCACCGGCCAGCCGGACTTCGCGATTCTGGTGATCGACTACGTGCCCGGTGACTGGCTGGTGGAGTCGAAGTCGCTGAAGCTCTACCTCGGGTCGTTCCGCAACCACGGGGCTTTCCACGAGGATTGCACGGTGGCGATCGGCAAGCGGCTCCGCGACCTCCTGGAGCCGCGCTACCTGCGGATCGGCGGGTTCTGGTACCCCCGCGGCGGCATCCCGATCGACGTGTTCTGGCAGACGGGTGCGCTGCCGAAGAACGCCTGGCTGCCGGATCCGGGCGTTCCCCCCTATCGCGGGCGGTAA
- a CDS encoding class I SAM-dependent methyltransferase: MDALSLIRDALAPLPGKRVLDIGCGPGTLALRLAEDGAAVTGIDPGEAALARARAAVPAARFEAASGEALPFPDGSFDGAVMLNALHHVPNPAGALSEAARVLVPGGVLVVVEPLAEGSFFEALRPIEDESVVRAGAQAAIAAALSHGTFACHRDVTVARRESFASLDAFLARVSTVDPAREATIRARRAIVEDAFLQAAERGADGSYGLVQPLRIHVLEPVGA; encoded by the coding sequence ATGGATGCCTTGAGTCTGATCCGGGACGCGCTCGCCCCGCTGCCGGGCAAGCGCGTCCTCGATATCGGATGCGGTCCGGGAACCTTGGCGCTGCGGCTGGCAGAGGATGGGGCGGCGGTCACCGGGATCGACCCCGGCGAGGCGGCGCTCGCCAGGGCCCGAGCCGCCGTGCCGGCCGCGCGGTTCGAGGCGGCCTCGGGCGAGGCCTTGCCGTTCCCGGACGGAAGCTTCGACGGGGCCGTGATGCTCAATGCCCTGCATCATGTCCCGAACCCGGCCGGCGCCCTGTCCGAGGCCGCGCGGGTTCTGGTGCCGGGCGGCGTCCTTGTGGTGGTGGAACCGCTGGCGGAGGGCAGCTTCTTCGAGGCTCTGCGGCCGATCGAGGACGAGAGTGTCGTCCGGGCGGGTGCCCAGGCCGCGATTGCGGCTGCCCTCAGCCACGGCACCTTCGCGTGCCATCGCGACGTGACCGTCGCACGCCGGGAGAGCTTCGCGTCCTTGGACGCCTTCCTGGCCCGGGTCAGCACGGTGGATCCCGCCCGCGAGGCGACGATCCGGGCGCGGCGCGCCATCGTGGAGGACGCGTTCCTGCAGGCGGCCGAGCGCGGGGCCGACGGGTCCTACGGCCTCGTCCAGCCCCTGCGCATCCACGTTCTGGAGCCCGTCGGCGCCTGA
- the kdsA gene encoding 3-deoxy-8-phosphooctulonate synthase, producing the protein MSNPETHGAVVQVGGTRFANHLPLALIAGPCQLEGRSHALEIAAALKEMAASLGLGLVFKTSFDKANRTSGSAARGVGLDEALPVFAEIRESLGLPVLTDVHAAEQCARAAEAVDVLQIPAFLCRQTDLLLAAAATGRAVNIKKGQFLAPWDMKHVAAKVTEAGNPNVIVTERGASFGYNTLVSDMRSLPIMAQVTQGAPVVFDATHSVQQPGGQGASSGGQREFVSVLARAAVAVGVAGVFIETHPDPDRAPSDGPNMVALKDMPALLEELLAFDRIAKRRAG; encoded by the coding sequence ATGTCGAATCCCGAGACACACGGCGCCGTCGTCCAGGTCGGCGGCACGCGCTTCGCCAACCATCTGCCGCTGGCGCTGATCGCCGGCCCCTGCCAGCTCGAAGGGCGCAGCCACGCCCTGGAGATCGCGGCCGCCCTCAAGGAGATGGCCGCGAGCCTGGGGCTTGGCCTCGTGTTCAAGACCTCCTTCGACAAGGCCAACCGCACCTCCGGCAGTGCGGCCAGGGGCGTCGGCCTCGACGAGGCGCTGCCGGTCTTTGCGGAGATCCGCGAGTCCTTGGGGCTGCCGGTGCTCACCGACGTGCACGCCGCCGAGCAATGCGCCCGCGCCGCCGAGGCCGTGGACGTGCTCCAGATTCCCGCCTTCCTGTGCCGCCAGACCGACCTGCTGCTGGCCGCCGCCGCCACCGGCCGGGCGGTCAACATCAAGAAGGGCCAGTTCCTGGCGCCCTGGGACATGAAGCACGTGGCCGCCAAGGTGACGGAAGCCGGCAACCCCAACGTCATCGTCACCGAGCGCGGCGCCTCCTTCGGCTACAACACCCTGGTCTCGGACATGCGCAGCCTGCCGATCATGGCGCAGGTGACGCAGGGTGCGCCGGTGGTGTTCGACGCCACCCACTCCGTCCAGCAGCCGGGCGGGCAGGGCGCCAGCTCCGGCGGCCAGCGGGAATTCGTGTCCGTCCTGGCCCGGGCCGCCGTAGCCGTCGGCGTGGCGGGCGTCTTCATCGAGACCCATCCCGATCCCGACCGGGCGCCCTCCGACGGCCCGAACATGGTCGCCCTGAAGGACATGCCGGCCCTGCTCGAGGAACTCCTCGCCTTCGACCGGATCGCCAAGCGCCGGGCAGGGTGA
- a CDS encoding alpha/beta fold hydrolase: protein MLRTALPVLLLALALPAHSTAEPMPQPAFGPELEGFDYPFPVQRFTFPSQRQALQMAYLDVPAGTPNGRTAVLLHGKNFCAATWESQIRALNAAGYRVIAPDQIGFCKSSKPAAYQFSFRQLAENTHALLDKLGVERPILVGHSTGGMLAAHYALLYPKAVEQLVLVNPVGLEDWSAKGLPPISLAQWYQRELKTSAESIRAYETATYYAGRWEPRYEPWVTMLAGLNNGPGKEAVAWDSALVYDMIVTEPVVYRFPQIAVPTLLLIGQKDNTAIGKDLAPAELRPKLGNYPELGNEAAKAIPGARLVEFPELGHAPQMSDPEGFNRALIEGVAAR from the coding sequence ATGCTCCGAACCGCCCTCCCCGTCCTCCTGCTGGCGCTGGCGCTGCCCGCCCACAGCACGGCCGAACCGATGCCGCAGCCGGCCTTCGGGCCGGAACTCGAGGGCTTCGACTATCCCTTCCCGGTACAGCGCTTCACCTTCCCGTCGCAGCGCCAGGCGCTCCAAATGGCCTATCTCGACGTGCCGGCCGGGACGCCGAACGGCCGAACCGCCGTGCTGCTCCACGGCAAGAACTTCTGCGCCGCCACCTGGGAAAGCCAGATCCGCGCGTTGAACGCGGCCGGATACCGGGTGATCGCGCCGGACCAGATCGGCTTCTGCAAGTCGAGCAAGCCGGCTGCCTATCAGTTCAGCTTCCGGCAGCTCGCCGAGAACACCCACGCATTGCTGGACAAGCTCGGGGTCGAGCGCCCGATCCTGGTCGGCCATTCCACGGGCGGCATGCTCGCCGCGCACTACGCCCTGCTCTACCCGAAGGCGGTCGAGCAGCTCGTCCTGGTCAATCCGGTCGGTCTGGAGGATTGGAGCGCCAAGGGCCTGCCGCCGATCTCCCTGGCGCAATGGTACCAGCGCGAGCTGAAGACCTCGGCGGAGTCGATCCGCGCCTACGAGACCGCGACCTATTACGCGGGCCGATGGGAGCCCCGCTACGAGCCGTGGGTGACGATGCTCGCCGGCCTCAACAACGGGCCCGGCAAGGAGGCGGTCGCCTGGGATTCGGCACTCGTCTACGACATGATCGTCACCGAGCCGGTGGTCTACCGGTTCCCGCAGATCGCGGTGCCGACCCTGCTGCTGATCGGCCAGAAGGACAACACGGCGATCGGCAAGGATCTCGCCCCGGCGGAGCTGCGGCCGAAGCTCGGCAACTATCCCGAACTCGGCAACGAAGCCGCCAAGGCCATCCCGGGGGCGCGGCTGGTGGAGTTTCCCGAACTCGGCCACGCCCCGCAGATGTCCGACCCGGAGGGGTTCAACCGGGCCCTGATCGAAGGGGTCGCGGCGCGCTGA
- a CDS encoding amidinotransferase, whose product MERESPITAVEAVTDDTHAGGLPGGTGPGVPAPQSPVMAWNEWDPLEEVIVGSLDGATIPTHHLTVIFNLPRAAQPFYRLASGWKYPKFMKKLAQAELDNFITILAGEGVKVRRPDTVDFSKKFKAPRWTSRGFCVACPRDPYLVIGDEIIESPMCWRSRYFEGDAYRSLFKEYFRAGARWTSAPRPQLTDDLYNYDYRVPNLKAGEPMQFTVNEFEPVFDAADFVRCGRDLFVTRSNVTNLMGIEWLRRHLGPGFRIHEIESRCPQPMHIDSSFMPLAPGKVLVNPDYVDVEKLPAVLKKWDVLIAPRPDPVEGFMSKISMCSPWTSINVLAITEKKIVVDQSQPTLIKALKDWGFDPIPAPFLSYGPFGGSFHCATLDVRRRGVLKSYF is encoded by the coding sequence ATGGAGCGCGAATCACCGATCACGGCCGTGGAGGCCGTGACCGACGACACGCATGCCGGCGGCCTCCCGGGTGGAACGGGGCCGGGCGTGCCGGCTCCGCAATCCCCGGTGATGGCCTGGAACGAGTGGGATCCGCTGGAGGAGGTGATCGTCGGTTCGCTCGACGGCGCCACGATCCCGACCCACCACCTGACCGTGATCTTCAACCTGCCGCGCGCCGCGCAACCGTTCTACCGGCTGGCGAGCGGCTGGAAGTATCCGAAGTTCATGAAGAAGCTCGCCCAGGCCGAGCTCGACAACTTCATCACCATCCTGGCCGGTGAGGGCGTGAAGGTCCGCCGCCCCGACACGGTGGACTTCTCCAAGAAGTTCAAGGCGCCGCGCTGGACCTCCCGGGGCTTCTGCGTCGCCTGCCCGCGCGACCCGTACCTCGTCATCGGCGACGAGATCATCGAGAGCCCGATGTGCTGGCGCTCGCGCTACTTCGAGGGCGACGCCTACCGGTCGCTGTTCAAGGAATACTTCCGCGCCGGCGCCCGCTGGACCTCGGCGCCGCGGCCGCAGCTGACCGACGACCTCTACAATTACGATTACCGGGTGCCGAACCTGAAGGCCGGCGAGCCCATGCAGTTCACCGTCAACGAGTTCGAGCCGGTCTTCGACGCCGCCGACTTCGTCCGCTGCGGCCGCGACTTGTTCGTCACCCGCTCGAACGTGACCAACCTGATGGGCATCGAGTGGCTGCGCCGCCACCTCGGCCCGGGCTTCCGCATCCACGAGATCGAGAGCCGCTGCCCGCAGCCGATGCATATCGATTCGTCGTTCATGCCGCTGGCCCCCGGCAAGGTGCTGGTGAACCCGGACTACGTCGACGTCGAGAAGCTGCCGGCCGTGCTCAAGAAGTGGGACGTGCTGATCGCCCCGCGCCCCGACCCGGTCGAGGGCTTCATGAGCAAGATCTCGATGTGCTCGCCCTGGACCTCGATCAACGTCCTGGCGATCACCGAGAAGAAGATCGTCGTCGACCAGAGCCAGCCGACGCTGATCAAGGCGCTCAAGGATTGGGGCTTCGACCCGATCCCGGCGCCGTTCCTCAGCTACGGCCCGTTCGGCGGCTCGTTCCACTGCGCCACGCTCGACGTGCGGCGCCGGGGCGTGCTGAAGTCGTACTTCTAG
- a CDS encoding flippase-like domain-containing protein, whose translation MKRLTTLASIAGLCTVVGLFMSSGLEDVSAAVVSAGWGAALVVLARLVAVAWAGLGWYVVFPAGTAKLADCVSLRFVREGINTLLPVATVGGDFVGARLLAKRGVTGALAGASMFVDLMTQALTQLLFTVLGLALLVLICGDGPIARTVEGGLALAVPALGAFYLIQRRAGHRLIQGLLSRFASGREWRAFGAIDQLYDSLRRLYGNRGRFVFALAVHFVGWVIGTLEVYVCLRFMGYPIDFAQALMIESLAQAVRGAAFAVPGALGAQEGGLIALCGLFDIPVEAALALSLVKRFADLGVGLPSLLLWHRIEARIRAEAPDEEDAPVADAGRNAKRVAQPVTLGPFYSYAPPRMGARLGDGEELKKCA comes from the coding sequence ATGAAGCGCCTGACGACCCTGGCCTCGATCGCCGGTCTCTGCACGGTCGTCGGCCTGTTCATGTCCTCCGGCCTTGAGGATGTGTCGGCCGCCGTCGTGAGTGCCGGTTGGGGCGCCGCCCTCGTGGTGCTGGCCCGCCTCGTGGCCGTCGCCTGGGCAGGCCTCGGCTGGTACGTGGTGTTTCCGGCCGGGACGGCCAAGCTCGCCGACTGCGTCTCGCTCCGATTCGTGCGCGAGGGCATCAACACCCTCCTGCCCGTCGCCACCGTCGGCGGCGACTTCGTTGGCGCGCGCCTGCTCGCCAAGCGCGGCGTCACCGGCGCGCTCGCCGGTGCCAGCATGTTCGTCGACCTGATGACGCAGGCCCTGACGCAGCTTCTGTTCACGGTGCTCGGTCTGGCCCTGCTGGTCCTGATCTGCGGCGACGGGCCGATCGCCCGGACCGTCGAGGGCGGGCTGGCCCTGGCGGTGCCGGCGCTCGGCGCCTTCTACCTGATCCAGCGCCGGGCCGGGCACCGACTCATCCAGGGGTTGCTCAGCCGCTTCGCCTCCGGGCGCGAGTGGCGGGCCTTCGGTGCCATCGACCAGCTCTACGACAGCCTGCGCCGGCTCTACGGCAACCGCGGCCGGTTCGTGTTCGCGCTGGCGGTCCACTTCGTCGGCTGGGTGATCGGAACGCTCGAAGTCTACGTCTGCCTGCGTTTCATGGGCTATCCCATCGATTTCGCGCAGGCGCTGATGATCGAGAGCCTCGCTCAGGCGGTACGCGGCGCGGCCTTCGCGGTGCCCGGCGCCCTCGGGGCCCAGGAAGGCGGCCTGATCGCCCTGTGCGGCCTGTTCGACATCCCGGTGGAGGCGGCGCTCGCCCTGTCCCTGGTCAAGCGCTTCGCAGATCTCGGCGTCGGGCTTCCGAGCCTGCTGCTCTGGCATCGGATCGAGGCCAGGATCCGGGCCGAGGCGCCGGATGAGGAGGATGCGCCGGTGGCGGATGCCGGGCGCAATGCCAAGCGGGTCGCGCAGCCGGTCACGCTCGGGCCGTTCTACAGCTACGCGCCGCCCCGGATGGGCGCGCGGCTCGGCGACGGCGAGGAGTTGAAGAAGTGCGCCTGA